The following are from one region of the Nicotiana tabacum cultivar K326 chromosome 3, ASM71507v2, whole genome shotgun sequence genome:
- the LOC107806691 gene encoding uncharacterized protein LOC107806691 translates to MDLSSSEKKTIEFFDKWSIKQILSTPYHPTSNGQAESSNKTILNILKKKLEDAKGLWPELLLEVLLAYRTMPKTNIGKMPYSLVYRTDAVIPVKVGKPSLRYSNESGPSNDESRIQDLDEVEEWREIWLM, encoded by the coding sequence ATGGACCTCAGTTCGTCGGAAAAAAAGACGATCGAGTTCTTTGACAAATGGAGCATCAAGCaaatactctccacgccatatcatcCAACTAGCAATGGTCAGgcagaatcctccaacaaaacaaTATTGAATATATTAAAGAAGAAACTCGAGGATGCCAAAGGGCTATGGCCGGAACTGCTACTAGAAGTATTATTGGCCTACCGCACCATGCCAAAGACCAACATAGGCAAAATGCCATATTCATTAGTCTACAGGACTGATGCCGTTATACCCGTTAAAGTAGGAAAACCTAGCCTAAGATACTCCAATGAAAGTGGACCAAGCAATGACGAAAGCAGAATACAGGACCTCGACGAAGTAGAGGAATGGAGAGAGATATGGCTCATGTAA